The Augochlora pura isolate Apur16 chromosome 4, APUR_v2.2.1, whole genome shotgun sequence genome segment TTTACCGCTTCTCGCAAACCGATGATTCGAGTACGCACTCATTCATATGTAGCGACGCGTATCCGCGGGAAACGTCTCAATGGGGATCGACGATATTTATCCTCGGGCTGGTCGACAGACGACAACCTTGATCTTCGTTTGCTCGATCTTCGCTAGGCACGGTGGAATTTAGAGGCAACTCATGATCATTCAGCATACACGTCGGTCCGATCATCGAATTCAGCTCACGGTTACGCTGATTTACCGATTCGCTGAAACAACCTATCAAGTCCGATCATTAGAGGCGTGTCGAAAATCAATTCTAGCGTAACTGTACAACAAACCGTCGCCGCTTAGGCGTTCGCCACGTGGATCCATCGATCGGTGGGCTGGAAAATCGGGGCCACCGAGCAGGTACGTCGCGGCGGAACGGGAATCGTTTGATCCTGGATCGTCGATCGCGCGGGAAGGTAGCAGGGTCAGGGGGATCCGACAGTTAGGATCCTTGGTGACGGGGAAGTTTGGACGCGGGCCAACCAGAACGTAGGAGTAACTGTGAGCGCGACCGTTCGCTTATCTTCGCCGGTTTATGCGAAATTCTCAAGTGTGGAAATCCACGCCTCCCGTCCCAGAAAACGATGCAGATTACGTCACGTTGTGCTATCCCGTTAAGATGATAGGGTCTGCGAGGTATCGCGTGCTGCCTCGCGCTCACTGTCGATTCACCCGTGGCAACGGTCGGAGACTTTTGCGTAACAACGCGATGTTAACCCTTCGTTAACAAACTGGTTTTCGGCAGGATTCGGCCTTGCTCCAGTACTATTAATATACGGCATATCGGATCCAACGTTGATGGACTGTGTTACAGATCGAACCGTTTCTTTTGTTCGCAGACGAGATTCAAGCCATGTGGTCAGGACTGGGAACGCTGGGAGTCCTGCTTGCGCTGAGTTTGCACGCGAGGGCCGGTAAGCCTCGGCGATTTCCATGCGGAATTCCCGTGGAATATTCATGGTTCGAGGTTCAGCTATAGATGCAGGCCGAGCAGTCTTTTTAAGGAGCGCGTTTGAACAATCTATTTTCCTGACACGTCCATTTAGAGTCCTGCTCAGTGGAGCGCGTGATGCGTTTACTGATTTCATGGGGCATCGCTAGTATTTTTTTCCCTGCAATCCCCGAGGACCGCATCGGCGTCGCGTTGTTGCGTTtatcgttgttgttgttggtgCTGCCACCGTCGTCAAACTGGTTCCAACCGAGACGCGCAGCCTTGAACGGATCGGGGATACTCTGCCGGGGAAAAATGCCGTACCGGCGAGCGTTGCTGTATCTGACCGAGtggatctctctctccccgcgtAGATCCCCCCGTAGTCATTTTTCCCGGGAAAAGTAAACATTTATCGCTATCTTTGATAAACGGCGGCTGTTAAAGCAACACGGACACCTCGAACCATCCTCGAGCGTCTTCGCTGTGATTTATTCCGATGTTCGCCACTGGTTTCTTTCTAGATCCCTACGGCTATATCCAGAATCAGTATAGGCAGAGCACCGACAATGGGTTCGCGTGCACGGAGGAAGGATACTATCCCGATCCTCGCGACTGTAGGGTCTACTACAGATGCGTCGATTGGGGCAACGGCAGCCCCCTGACCACCTTCAAGTTCGAGTGCGGGGTCGGCACGGTGTTCTCCAAGGCCAGGGGCGACATTTGTACCCATCCGAACGATAGCGGAAGACCGGAGTGCGGTGGGAACGAGAACGAGATCGATTCGAACGGTCCCAATTCCCAGGAGACGTCTTCGACGCAATGGACGTCGGCACCGGTTGTGAGCACCACGAGAACAACTACGCCATCCACGACTACAAGTCAGAGTACCACGACTACTaggacgacgacaacgacgacgacgactagACGACCGTCTACAACCGTATCGACTACCAGAAGTCCGTCGACGACCAAACGACCGGCCGAAGATCCCGCAGGAAGTGGCACAGACAGTCCTCGATGCACGCAAGAGGGATTCCTATCGGATCCAAACGACTGTAGAAAGTTCTACAGATGCGTCGACGAAGGATCTGGGAAGTTTATTAAGTATGAGTTCACGTGCGGGGTTGGAACCGTCTGGGATCCGAAGATTCAAGGGTGTAATCATGCTTGGGCGGTAACACGGGAAGATTGTAAAGAAGCCTCGCCGGGCGCCGGCGGTGTCGATAATAGTGGACAATGGAACGGAGATAACGGTGGACAATGGAATGGAGATGCGGGAGATAATGGCGGACAATGGAATGGTGATACGGGAGATAATGGCGGACAATGGAACGGTGATACGGGCAGCCCGGGACAGCCCGGAGACCCTAATGGTCAACCGGGACAACCTGGAGACCCTAATGGTCAACCTGGTCAACCTGGAGACCCTAATGGACAGCCTGGCCAACCTGGCGATCCTAATGGCCAACCTGGAACACCGGGATCACCTGGAAGCCCAGGATATCCTGGCGAACCTGGATATCCTGGCGAACCTGGATATCCTGGCGAACCTGGATATCCCGGCGAACCTGGATATCCTGGAAGCCCTGGGTCACCTGGATCCCCTGGATCACCTGGAAGCCCTGGATCCCCAGGATCACCTGGATCACCTGGATCACCCGGATCACCTGGATCACCCGGATCACCTGGATCACCCGGAACACCCGGATCTCCTGGATCACCTGGTTCATCAGGTACACCTGGAACACCTGGGACATCTGGCAGTCCAGGTACTCCAGGCTCCCCCGGTTCACCCGGCAGTCCAGGGAGCCCTGGCACACCAGGTAGTCCTGGATCCCCCGGCACACCTGGCACTCCCGGCACCCCAGGAACACCTGGAACTTCTGGTACACCTGGCACACCTGGTTCTCCAGGAACTCCTGGTAGTCCTGGCACATCTGGTTCACCAGGAACCCCTGGTACTCCCGGTACACCTGGCACTTCCGGAACCCCCGGATCTCCTGGCAGTCCTGGTAGTCCTGGAACGCCTGGCACTCCCGGCACTCCAGGTTCTCCTGGCACACCTGGTACACCTGGCACTCCTGGTTCTCCAGGAACTCCTGGTAGTCCTGGCACATCTGGTTCACCAGGAACCCCTGGTACTCCCGGTACACCTGGCACTTCTGGAACCCCCGGATCTCCTGGCAGTCCTGGTAGTCCTGGCACACCCGGCACTCCAGGTTCTCCTGGCACACCTGGCACGCCTGGCACTCCCGGCACTTCAGGTTCCCCTGGCACACCCGGCACACCCGGTACTCCAGGTTCCCCTGGTTCTTCAGGAACCCCAGGAAGTCCTGGAACTCCTGGTAGCTCTGGTACTCCTGGTACACCTGGCTCTCCCGGCACACCTGGATCTCCTGGTTCTCCGGGAACTCCAGGTACTCCTGGTACTCCAGGCTCCCCCGGTTCACCTGGCAGTCCTGGAACTCCTGGTAGTCCTGGCACACCTGGCTCCTCTGGTTCTCCTGGCACACCTGGCAGTCCTGGCACCCCAGGTTCTCCTGGTTCTCCGGGAACCCCAGGAACTCCGGGAACTCCTGGTAGCCCTGGCACTCCTGGCTCCCCTGGTTCTCCTGGCACACCTGGCAGTCCTGGTACCCCAGGTTCTCCTGGTTCTCCGGGAACCCCAGGAACTCCTGGTAGCCCTGGCACTCCTGGCTCCCCTGGTTCTCCTGGCACACCTGGCAGTCCCGGTACCCCAGGTTCTCCTGGTTCTCCGGGAACCCCAGGAACTCCTGGCAGTCCCGGCACCCCAGGTTCTCCTGGTACTCCGGGAACCCCAGGAACTCCTGGTAGTCCTGGTTCTCCAGGAAGCCCTGGATCTCCTGGAACTCCTGGCTCCCCTGGTTCTCCAGGCACTCCCGGCAGCTCAGGTTCTCCTGGTTCTCCGGGTACTCCAGGTACTCCCGGAACTCCTGGTAGTCCTGGTTCTCCGGGTACTCCAGGTACTCCCGGAACTCCTGGTAGTCCTGGTTCTCCGGGAAGCCCAGGAACTCCTGGCTCCCCTGGTTCTCCCGGCACCTCAGGTTCTCCTGGTTCTCCGGGAAGCCCAGGAACTCCTGGCTCTCCTGGCTCCCCTGGCACTCCCGGCTCTCCGGGCACACCTGGTACCCCTGGTACTTCTGGTTCCCCTGGCACTCCCGGTACTCCCGGTTCCCCTGGAACACCTGGAAGTCCCGGCACTCCTGGTTCCCCTGGTACGCCTGGCACACCTGGTACTCCTGGCACACCTGGTTCTCCAGGTACCCCTGGTAGCCCTGGCACGCCTGGTAACTCTAGTTATCCTGGCACACCTGGTAGTTCTAGTTCTCCTGGCACAACAGAACCCCCTGGCACTGATAGCACCCCTAGTAGCCCATCAGGTATTTTTGTCTTTGCTAGCACCTATGATAGTTTCACACCATCACAATCGCGGATATCATCATTCGGTATTTGTTGTAGGTACACCGGGCACTTGTACACAGGAAGGATTCTTCCCAAATCCGCAGAACTGTCGCAAGTTCTATCGTTGCGTTGGAAGTGATTCTAcgtttattaaatacgaattcGAATGCGGTGCTGGAACTGCCTGGGATCAGTCTATTCAGAGTTGCAATCACGAGTCTGCTGTTCCTGATTGTAAAGGTGGATCGGGCGCGTCTTCTCCTGGCTCCGGGGATTCTTCTAGCAGCCAATCTCCCGGTGGAACAACTAGTCGGCCAGGTACAAGTGAAACTGAAACAAGCACAGCATCATCTGCACCGTCATCCAGTAGCACAGTACCTGTCGAAACGACTGTTACACAATCGAGCACTAGCACAAGCACTTCGGCAGCACCTACTTCTACTGCTTCTCCATCTACCGTGACTTCCTCGAGCAATCCATCCAGTTCCTCGTCGACAAGCCAGCCGAGTTCAACAAGCTCCACATCGAGCCCCACTACAAGTCCCACAACAAATCCTACAACAAGTTCAACAGCATCATCCACAGACCAAGGCAGTACAAGTAGTTCTACTATTATCGCTGCGGATCCAACCGAATCGGTACCTCCAGAAACCACAACTGCATCTAGCACGCAATCAATAGCAACTACAAATCCACCTTCAGGATCGTCAGAGTGTACGGAAGAAGGTTTCTTCCCCGATCCAGAGGACTGCCATAAATTCTACCGTTGCGTCGGCGGCAATTCTTCGTTCATCAAGTACGAATTCCAGTGTGGAGAAGGAACAGCGTGGGACTCCAGTGTGCAAAGCTGCAATCATGAATCTGCTGTTTCAAGCTGTCAAGGTGGATCCAACTCATCCACAACAGATCCTTCTTCCAACGAAGTCGAAGGAACTACCAATGAACCTGCCACCAGCGCATCATCTGCACCAGTAGTCAGTAGTCAGGCACCGCCGTCTTCGTCAAGCACCCAAGCTCCGTCCACTTCATCGAGTAGTCAAGCACCATCAACTTCATCGAGCACCCAAGCACCATCCACTTCATCAAGCACCCAAGCAGCTACTACTGCATCAACCACTCAAGCACCATCAACTCCATCGAGCACCCAAGCCCCGTCATCCAGTAGTCAAACAACTGCTGCATCATCAAGCAGTCCTACCAGCCAGCCATCTAGCAGTCCATCAACCGTCCCATCATCCTCTAGCACAGCAACCACAGCACCACCTAGCAGTTCCTCGGTAGCCTCATCGACAGCATCGTCTTCGTCTGAAACGAGCCCAACCACTCAGTCCACAGCTTCAGGTGTTACAGAATCTGTTTCCTACCTACCTCCCACGAATCCGACGAGTGCCACATCTGGCACTCAGGCTCCTGAAAGCAGTTCATCGCCAGGATCATCCCAATGCTCTGGAGAAGGATTCTTCCCGAATCCAACAGACTGCACGAAGTTCTATCGTTGCGTGCACAGTGAGAATGGCTTCACGAAATACGACTTCAGTTGCGCAGAGGGCACGGCCTGGGATCAGTCTATCCAAACTTGCAACTATATCAATCAGGTAGCTTCCTGCTCGACGGAGAGCAACGAAATCGATCATGGAACAACCGGGAGCACGCCATCTACTGATTTGACGCCACCGGATACAGGATCTAGCCAGACTACAGCTACCACAGCTGCAACCACAGCAGCATCTACAGCCGCAACCACAGCTGCAGCTATACCGAGTAGTACATTATCTGATACACCCGAATCGTCAACGTCGAGTCCAAGTTCGAGTACTTCCAGCTCCGAATCCTCCAGCACGGAACCTTCAAGCACCGAGAGTTCATCATCTGCCTCTCAATCGAGCACAACATCTTCTTCTAGTGGCTCGGACTGTACCACAAAGGCGCCTAACAACACGATAGTTTGCGAGAAGGAGGGTTTCTATCCTAATCCAACGCAATGCGACAAATTCTACCGCTGCGTCGACAATGGGAACGGATTCAACGTGTACCACTTCAACTGCGCACCTGGTACCATCTTCGATCCTAGTATCAGCGTCTGCAACTACCCCGAATCGGTCTACCCTGCGAGAGATTGCCAGACATCTTCCTCAACTACCAGCAGCTCCACTGTAAGTTCTACGACGGAAGCCGAGAAAACTACCGAATCTTCGACATCAACAACATCCGAAGAGGAACCCTCTTCCACTGAATCGACCACGGAGTCAACGACAGAAGCTAGTACCGAGTCTACGTCGGAGGCTAGCACGGAATCTACTACGGAAGCTACCTCTGAATCTACCACGCAGTCTACTTCAGAAGCTACCACTGAGTCTACGACAGAAGCTACCACGGAAAGCACTTCCGAGGCTACCACGCAGTCAACTTCTGAAGCTACCACGGAAAGCACTTCCGAGGCTACCACCCAGTCGACGTCTGAAGCTACCACGGAAAGCACTTCCGAGGCTACCACGCAGTCTACTTCGGAAGCTACTACGGAGTCTACTTCTGAAGCTACTACAGAGTCTACGACAGAATCGACTACAGAGGCCACAACAGAGTCGACTACAGTGTCAACATCCGAGGCTACCACAGAGTCCTCCGAGACTCCCAGCTCCGAGTCTACGACCGAGGCGACTACGGAGTCTACCTCCGAAGCTGCGTCCGAATCTACCACGGAGTCTACGTCCGAGGCGACCACGCAGTCTAGCACAGAGCCTAGCTCCGAAAGTACCGAATCAACCTCTGAAACACCTGACAGTACTACCGAGTCTTCGGAACAGTCTACGGAGTCAAGTACTCCATCCTCGGCCACGCCTTGTCCAATCGGAAACCTAACTGACGAACAAATCGTGCTGGTCTGTCCAACCGGTTTCCGAAGACATCCGAAATACTGCAACCTGATCTACCAGTGTACCAACGAAGGTAACATGGAGATCAAGGTGCTGATACTGAGCTGTCCGGAAGGCACAGTCTTCGACGAGAAAAAGATACAGTGTCTGCCCCCGAATCAAACCAGCCAGGCCTGCGAAGGCACTATCGCCAGTGGCAGATTCTACAGAAGATTGGAGGAGAGTCCAGTATCGCCGGTAAGTATACGCTTTACGCGTTTACTCTCGAGCAATCTCGGTGCTTCATCGATCCGATAAATGAACAATCTGTGTTTGCTTTCAGATCAAGGTATCGACTGAACGACTTTGTCCAGGAGAGGGACACTATCCTTTCAGGCAAGGCTGCAGCAACGCGTTCTACAAGTGCAAACGCGACTCCAGGGACGCCGTCCAAGGTTATTTGTACAAGTGCCCGCAGAACTTCTTGTATTGGTCGGTCTCGAGAAGGTGCGAACGCGCCACGCGACTGCCAATGTGCTCCCACCTGTCTTACAGAACGAAGAGCGAGTATTGGGACAATCGATGGCAAATACCTGTCGAAGACTACAACCTCTCAGCCAGAAGCCTGCGCATCTTCTAATCATGTTACGACTTGCTAGAATTTGTTTGAAAGGGACAGTTCAACGCTCAGGTCGTTTTCCGATATTGTTTCGTGATTTTTGAAGACGTTAGACctagaagagagaaagggagaagtAATCGATCTGTTAGAAGATAGACAAAATACGTTCGCAACATGGCTGCGGAAGATCCCGTGCCGATAGATCTTCGGCAGCCATCTTGTCGTGATTTATAATCGATTAAAACGAAATCGCTGGTCCCTGTTTGTGACGACGACCAGCGGAATCGATGTTTTTCAGCAACTTTTCTCATCGAACGCTGGAAAAGTTGCTGGAAAAATCATTGGGGTTTTGGTTGTGGGACTCGTATGCAATACGCAGCTGAATTCAGTAATTTATACTGTctctttgtatttattaagcTAATTGTATTCGATCTTGCGTGAGTGTATAATGATTTGCGAACGATAGAAAGACATAGTGACGGAAAAATTTCGCAGAATACGCTTCGACGCGCGTAAATTTGTTTGTCGACCGCGGAGATCGGTGTTCGCAGACTCAGCGCCATTTTCTGAATACAGTACAAAGTATCAGTAGCCTTGGAAAGATGATCCTGTACATAATTGCAGTTTAATGATGGTAATCATTGCTTCCTCTAACGAAAACGCTGCAGACCTTTCTTAACGTCGCTTCGCAACGTCGAGATTGCGGGACGACGTTGGTGCTAGATACTTAATTGTCGAAAATAAGGAAGTTCGACGGATTCCACGTAATTTAGAttagattattatacaatataattgtcGAATTGTGCATGAGTACCGAATGCGTTTGTATTAGATCTCTTTACGAACTGATATAAATAAACGGTAAGATTCTCGACTCACTGTGttcttctcctttttaaaACCTGTACTCCTTCGAAATAgcataagaaataataacggAATTACAAAATGGATACAGACCGTAATTGATGGCGCCATCTTCTTGAGAAAGTCTGAAACTTGAGAACAAAGAAACTGAAATACCTACTGAAttggtttttattaaaatatgtttgattatttattcatgcATTTATTACCTTCCATAAAGtcgcaaaaattattgtatttttatattgtatttttagaaatttcaataatatcaaATCGACTAGTACCTGAACAatcttttcattaatttatccCGCGTCTTTTTTCTACTCTAGTATAGACATTATTAAAGTCTgtcgattattttaacatCGACTATAActgatttaaatgaattttttaattgccaATAAAACGGTATTCTGTACATTACTGATAACAATTGTTAATCCGCAATATTGATCCAGGAGAATACAACAAACGGTCTGACAACACTGAagttttgaatttatttctcgactgtttaaaatttattgtgtaAATCGTAGAATAGTAGtcaataagaaaagaatacaATACATATTTGTCACTGACTATTGGATTGTTGGAGTGTGGTGGATAACCATTTTAACCGTTTACGACGTGAGACGTGACTCATATTTTGCTATATGTCAGTATAGCAGTGCCATCGACGGTATAGGTGGTTGTCAGACTTCGTTTTGTAACTTAATTGTCAAGATAATTGCAAAAGGCCTGAACAAAGAGagcgattataaataatacgattataaattgttcccGGTGCAACAAAATGTTTCGTAGTTCTAACTTTGACAAATTATTAGGTacgtttttattaacaatgtcAGTC includes the following:
- the LOC144468573 gene encoding uncharacterized protein LOC144468573, with protein sequence MWSGLGTLGVLLALSLHARADPYGYIQNQYRQSTDNGFACTEEGYYPDPRDCRVYYRCVDWGNGSPLTTFKFECGVGTVFSKARGDICTHPNDSGRPECGGNENEIDSNGPNSQETSSTQWTSAPVVSTTRTTTPSTTTSQSTTTTRTTTTTTTTRRPSTTVSTTRSPSTTKRPAEDPAGSGTDSPRCTQEGFLSDPNDCRKFYRCVDEGSGKFIKYEFTCGVGTVWDPKIQGCNHAWAVTREDCKEASPGAGGVDNSGQWNGDNGGQWNGDAGDNGGQWNGDTGDNGGQWNGDTGSPGQPGDPNGQPGQPGDPNGQPGQPGDPNGQPGQPGDPNGQPGTPGSPGSPGYPGEPGYPGEPGYPGEPGYPGEPGYPGSPGSPGSPGSPGSPGSPGSPGSPGSPGSPGSPGSPGSPGTPGSPGSPGSPGSPGSPGSPGTPGSPGSPGTPGTPGTPGTPGTSGTPGTPGSPGTPGSPGTSGSPGTPGTPGTPGTSGTPGSPGSPGSPGTPGTPGTPGSPGTPGTPGTPGSPGTPGSPGTSGSPGTPGTPGTPGTSGTPGSPGSPGSPGTPGTPGSPGTPGTPGTPGTSGSPGTPGTPGTPGSPGSSGTPGSPGTPGSSGTPGTPGSPGTPGSPGSPGTPGTPGTPGSPGSPGSPGTPGSPGTPGSSGSPGTPGSPGTPGSPGSPGTPGTPGTPGSPGTPGSPGSPGTPGSPGTPGSPGSPGTPGTPGSPGTPGSPGSPGTPGSPGTPGSPGSPGTPGTPGSPGTPGSPGTPGTPGTPGSPGSPGSPGSPGTPGSPGSPGTPGSSGSPGSPGTPGTPGTPGSPGSPGTPGSPGSPGSPGTPGSPGSPGTPGSPGTPGTPGTSGSPGTPGTPGSPGTPGSPGTPGSPGTPGTPGTPGTPGSPGTPGSPGTPGNSSYPGTPECTEEGFFPDPEDCHKFYRCVGGNSSFIKYEFQCGEGTAWDSSVQSCNHESAVSSCQGGSNSSTTDPSSNEVEGTTNEPATSASSAPVVSSQAPPSSSSTQAPSTSSSSQAPSTSSSTQAPSTSSSTQAATTASTTQAPSTPSTSSSSETSPTTQSTASGVTESVSYLPPTNPTSATSGTQAPESSSSPGSSQCSGEGFFPNPTDCTKFYRCVHSENGFTKYDFSCAEGTAWDQSIQTCNYINQVASCSTESNEIDHGTTGSTPSTDLTPPDTGSSQTTATTAATTAASTAATTAAAIPSSTLSDTPESSTSSPSSSTSSSESSSTEPSSTESSSSASQSSTTSSSSGSDCTTKAPNNTIVCEKEGFYPNPTQCDKFYRCVDNGNGFNVYHFNCAPGTIFDPSISVCNYPESVYPARDCQTSSSTTSSSTVSSTTEAEKTTESSTSTTSEEEPSSTESTTESTTEASTESTSEASTESTTEATSESTTQSTSEATTESTTEATTESTSEATTQSTSEATTESTSEATTQSTSEATTESTSEATTQSTSEATTESTSEATTESTTESTTEATTESTTVSTSEATTESSETPSSESTTEATTESTSEAASESTTESTSEATTQSSTEPSSESTESTSETPDSTTESSEQSTESSTPSSATPCPIGNLTDEQIVLVCPTGFRRHPKYCNLIYQCTNEGNMEIKVLILSCPEGTVFDEKKIQCLPPNQTSQACEGTIASGRFYRRLEESPVSPIKVSTERLCPGEGHYPFRQGCSNAFYKCKRDSRDAVQGYLYKCPQNFLYWSVSRRCERATRLPMCSHLSYRTKSEYWDNRWQIPVEDYNLSARSLRIF